One genomic segment of Alicycliphilus denitrificans K601 includes these proteins:
- a CDS encoding site-specific DNA-methyltransferase, with amino-acid sequence MNWLADKIEQWPTAKLLPYARNARTHSEEQVAQIAASIAEFGFTNPILAGSDGIIVAGHGRLAAAQKLGLERVPVVVLDHLTPTQRRALVIADNRIAENAGWDDAMLRIELEALQLEGFDLDITGFDADALAELIAGDEPDNEGQTDEDAVPEVSETPISRPGDIWIMGQHRLLCGDSTVAESYDHLMQGAVADMVFTDPPYNVNYANSAKDKMRGKDRAILNDNLGDAFYDFLLAALTPTVAHCRGGIYVAMSSSELDVLQAAFRAAGGKWSTFIIWAKNTFTLGRADYQRQYEPILYGWPEGATRHWCGDRDQGDVWNIKKPQKNDLHPTMKPVELVERAIRNSSRPGNVVLDPFGGSGTTLIAAEKSGRVARLIELDPKYVDVIVRRWEEFTGKQATREADGALLDQAASDSSTISQ; translated from the coding sequence ATGAACTGGCTGGCCGACAAGATCGAACAGTGGCCGACCGCCAAGTTGCTGCCCTACGCCCGCAACGCGCGCACCCATTCCGAGGAGCAGGTGGCGCAGATCGCCGCCAGCATCGCGGAGTTCGGATTCACCAATCCGATCCTGGCGGGCAGCGACGGCATCATCGTCGCTGGCCACGGTCGTCTCGCTGCCGCCCAGAAGCTGGGTCTGGAACGGGTACCGGTGGTCGTGCTCGATCACCTGACGCCGACCCAGCGCCGGGCCCTGGTCATTGCCGACAACCGCATCGCAGAGAACGCAGGCTGGGACGATGCGATGCTAAGGATCGAACTGGAAGCATTACAACTCGAAGGCTTCGATCTAGACATCACCGGCTTCGACGCCGACGCGCTGGCTGAACTGATCGCGGGCGACGAGCCGGACAACGAGGGTCAGACGGACGAGGATGCGGTGCCCGAGGTCAGCGAGACACCCATCTCGCGTCCGGGCGATATCTGGATCATGGGCCAGCACCGGCTGCTGTGCGGCGACTCGACCGTGGCCGAGAGCTACGACCACCTGATGCAAGGCGCGGTGGCGGACATGGTCTTCACCGACCCGCCGTACAACGTGAACTACGCCAACAGCGCCAAGGACAAGATGCGCGGTAAGGATCGCGCGATCCTGAACGACAACCTGGGGGATGCCTTCTACGACTTCCTGCTGGCAGCGCTGACGCCCACGGTGGCGCATTGCCGGGGCGGCATTTACGTGGCGATGTCCTCCAGCGAGCTGGATGTGCTGCAGGCTGCCTTCCGTGCCGCCGGTGGCAAATGGTCTACCTTCATCATCTGGGCGAAGAACACCTTCACCCTGGGGCGCGCCGACTACCAGCGCCAGTACGAGCCGATCCTCTACGGATGGCCCGAGGGGGCGACACGCCACTGGTGTGGTGACCGCGACCAGGGGGATGTCTGGAACATCAAGAAGCCGCAGAAGAACGACTTGCACCCGACGATGAAGCCGGTGGAGTTGGTCGAGCGCGCGATCCGCAATTCGAGCCGCCCTGGCAACGTGGTGCTCGATCCCTTCGGTGGCTCTGGCACGACGCTGATCGCAGCGGAAAAGTCAGGGCGCGTTGCGCGGCTGATCGAACTCGATCCGAAGTACGTGGATGTGATCGTGCGTCGGTGGGAAGAGTTCACCGGGAAGCAGGCCACCCGCGAGGCGGATGGCGCGTTGCTTGATCAGGCGGCGAGCGACTCGTCGACGATCTCGCAGTGA
- a CDS encoding phage portal protein yields the protein MAWFSQTVRRLFGASPVHEAAGRGRRSLAWMPGNPGAVAAMLTTNAELRGKSRDLVRRNAWAQAGIEAFVANAVGTGIKPQSLSGDERFKAEVQALWRDWVEEADAAGQTDFYGLQALACRAMLEGGECLIRLRPRRPEDGLSVPLQLQLLEPEHLPINLNTDLPSGNVVRSGIEFDNLGRRVAYHLYRSHPEDGRLAPMSGQGGMDTVRIDAKEIIHLFRVLRPGQIRGEPWLSRALVKLNELDQYDDAELVRKKTAAMFAGFVTRANPEDNLLGEGAADADGIALAGLEPGTLQILEPGEDIKFSDPADVGGSYSEFLRTQFRAVAAAIGITYEQLTGDLTGVNYSSIRAGLLEFRRRCEMVQHGVLVHQMCRPVWAAWMKQAVLAGALDAPGFTRGGPARRRQYLAVKWIPQGWQWVDPEKEFKAMLLAIRAGLMSRSEAISANGYDAEDVDREIAADNQRADDLGLIFDSDPRYTSKDGGGSEPNRSANAPDITGSQSLP from the coding sequence ATGGCGTGGTTCTCCCAAACGGTGCGCCGGTTGTTCGGTGCCTCGCCAGTACACGAAGCCGCAGGTCGTGGCCGTCGCTCGCTGGCTTGGATGCCCGGCAACCCGGGCGCGGTCGCGGCGATGTTGACAACCAACGCCGAGTTGCGCGGCAAGAGCCGTGACCTCGTCCGCCGCAATGCTTGGGCGCAGGCCGGTATCGAAGCCTTCGTGGCCAACGCGGTCGGCACCGGCATCAAGCCGCAGAGCCTGTCTGGCGACGAACGGTTCAAGGCCGAGGTGCAAGCACTGTGGCGCGATTGGGTTGAGGAAGCAGACGCGGCGGGACAGACCGACTTCTATGGCCTGCAGGCCCTGGCGTGTCGGGCGATGCTCGAAGGTGGCGAATGCCTGATTCGCCTGCGGCCACGCCGTCCGGAGGATGGCCTGTCGGTGCCCCTGCAACTCCAGTTGCTGGAGCCCGAGCACCTGCCCATCAACCTGAACACCGATCTGCCGTCCGGCAACGTCGTGCGCTCCGGCATCGAGTTCGACAACCTTGGGCGGCGCGTGGCCTACCACCTGTACCGCTCGCACCCGGAGGACGGGCGACTGGCTCCGATGTCGGGCCAGGGCGGGATGGACACGGTGCGCATCGACGCCAAGGAGATCATTCACCTGTTCCGCGTGCTGCGCCCGGGGCAGATCCGGGGCGAGCCATGGTTGTCGCGGGCCCTGGTCAAGCTCAACGAGCTCGACCAGTACGACGACGCCGAGCTGGTGCGCAAGAAGACCGCCGCGATGTTCGCGGGTTTCGTCACGCGCGCCAACCCTGAGGACAACCTGTTGGGCGAAGGTGCAGCGGACGCCGACGGGATTGCGCTTGCCGGACTGGAGCCGGGCACGCTGCAGATCCTGGAGCCGGGCGAGGACATCAAGTTCTCCGATCCGGCTGATGTTGGTGGTTCGTACTCCGAATTCCTGCGCACCCAGTTCCGCGCGGTCGCCGCCGCCATTGGTATCACCTACGAGCAGTTGACCGGCGATCTGACCGGCGTGAACTACTCGTCTATCCGTGCCGGGCTGCTGGAGTTCCGGCGTCGCTGCGAGATGGTGCAGCACGGCGTGCTGGTGCATCAGATGTGCCGCCCGGTCTGGGCGGCCTGGATGAAGCAGGCGGTGCTCGCCGGGGCCCTGGATGCCCCGGGCTTCACTCGAGGCGGGCCAGCCCGTCGCCGCCAGTACCTCGCGGTGAAGTGGATTCCCCAGGGCTGGCAGTGGGTTGACCCGGAGAAGGAATTCAAAGCGATGTTGCTGGCTATCCGCGCCGGCCTGATGAGCCGCTCGGAAGCCATCTCGGCCAACGGCTACGACGCCGAAGACGTCGACCGTGAGATCGCCGCCGACAACCAGCGCGCCGACGACCTCGGCCTGATCTTCGACTCAGATCCTCGCTACACGTCGAAGGACGGCGGCGGCTCGGAACCCAACCGCAGCGCCAACGCGCCGGACATCACCGGTAGCCAATCGCTTCCCTGA
- a CDS encoding head-tail joining protein: MSLVEQIYESAANAGLLKDCLWCPSDGTTAQRHPVGFAAPDDTVFDGLASTTDYQMSYPASVFLGLAPRDTVEIDGVIYQVRSTRAVGDGSEMRAQLTRV, from the coding sequence ATGAGTCTCGTCGAGCAGATCTACGAATCGGCCGCCAATGCCGGGCTCTTGAAGGACTGCCTCTGGTGTCCTTCGGACGGCACGACAGCGCAGCGCCACCCGGTTGGCTTCGCCGCTCCGGACGACACCGTGTTCGACGGCCTGGCCTCGACCACCGACTATCAGATGTCGTATCCGGCCTCGGTGTTCCTGGGGCTGGCTCCGCGCGACACGGTCGAGATCGATGGCGTGATCTATCAGGTGCGTAGCACCCGGGCCGTGGGCGACGGCTCGGAGATGCGCGCACAGCTCACCAGGGTGTAG
- a CDS encoding DUF6441 family protein yields the protein MRISVRIDSKAAQAQLRRWGGEFREKVQKAVARGIAGEAAELKEDVRSHVAGQMAVVKKSFVKGFTAKVLDKDRSRLPALYVGSRIPWSGIHERGGVIGGRMLIPLHGRVGRKRFKAQIAELMRGGNAYFIKNAKGNIVLMAENIKEHDRPLSGFKRRYRKAEGVKRLKRGADVPIAVLVPRVQLKKRLNVERIVAARIPRLSARIEKQLRLVD from the coding sequence ATGCGCATCTCGGTTCGCATCGATAGCAAGGCCGCGCAGGCGCAGTTGCGCCGCTGGGGCGGCGAGTTCCGCGAGAAGGTGCAGAAGGCGGTCGCGCGCGGCATCGCCGGTGAGGCCGCCGAACTCAAAGAGGACGTGCGCAGCCACGTCGCAGGCCAGATGGCGGTGGTCAAGAAATCCTTCGTTAAGGGTTTCACCGCCAAGGTGCTCGACAAGGATCGGAGTCGGCTGCCCGCGCTCTACGTCGGCTCGCGCATCCCGTGGTCGGGCATCCACGAGCGTGGCGGCGTCATTGGTGGCCGGATGCTGATCCCGCTGCACGGGCGCGTGGGCCGCAAACGCTTCAAGGCGCAGATCGCTGAGCTGATGCGCGGTGGCAATGCCTATTTCATCAAGAACGCCAAGGGGAACATCGTGCTGATGGCCGAAAACATCAAGGAACACGACCGGCCACTGTCGGGCTTCAAGCGCCGCTATCGCAAGGCCGAGGGCGTCAAGCGCCTCAAGCGCGGCGCGGACGTGCCCATCGCCGTGTTGGTGCCCCGGGTGCAGCTCAAGAAGCGCCTGAACGTCGAACGCATCGTCGCCGCTCGCATCCCGCGCCTCTCCGCGCGCATCGAGAAGCAGTTGCGGCTGGTGGACTGA
- a CDS encoding S49 family peptidase — protein MTLLPHLAARLFGVPLAIHRPKLDIILSVLGARIGLADLAASVGYTPAARAPGPPSGKVAVIPIHGTLVRRTSGLEAESGLASYTGIAAQLDAALTSPEVAAILLDIDSPGGESGGVFDLADRIRVASQVKPVWAVANDMAFSAAYALASAATRVFVARTGGVGSIGVIAMHIDQSVKDAKDGVRYTAVFAGERKNDLNPHEPLSDAAHAVLKAEVDRVYELFVETVARHRGLDADAVRATEAGLFFGPDAVATGLADAVGSLDDALTQLTQSLSPLPTQVAPASQAGFLRNHQTESSMNDRTDPAAPDRPLADPAGSPPQPSAASTATALSVADAVEIAQTCTLAGRTDLIAGFLDAQSSPAKVRSQLLAAQAEASPEITSRIAPDAARPVASNPLIDAAKQIAAQSTKKEI, from the coding sequence ATGACTTTGCTACCTCATCTGGCTGCGCGCCTGTTCGGCGTGCCGCTGGCGATTCATCGGCCGAAACTCGACATCATCCTCTCCGTGCTCGGTGCGCGCATCGGCCTCGCCGACCTCGCCGCGTCCGTGGGTTACACGCCTGCGGCCCGCGCGCCTGGGCCTCCGAGCGGCAAGGTTGCCGTCATCCCGATCCACGGCACGCTGGTGCGCCGAACCTCGGGCCTCGAGGCCGAATCGGGTCTCGCCAGCTACACCGGTATCGCCGCGCAACTGGACGCCGCGCTCACCAGCCCCGAGGTCGCTGCGATCCTGCTCGACATCGACTCGCCGGGTGGCGAGTCGGGCGGCGTGTTCGATCTGGCCGACCGTATCCGCGTGGCGTCGCAAGTGAAGCCCGTCTGGGCCGTGGCCAACGACATGGCGTTCTCGGCGGCCTATGCGCTGGCGTCCGCCGCCACCCGCGTGTTCGTCGCGCGCACCGGCGGTGTCGGCTCGATTGGCGTCATCGCCATGCACATCGATCAATCCGTCAAGGACGCCAAAGACGGTGTTCGTTACACCGCCGTGTTCGCGGGCGAGCGCAAGAACGACCTCAACCCGCACGAGCCGCTCTCCGACGCCGCGCACGCGGTTCTCAAGGCCGAGGTGGATCGCGTCTACGAGCTGTTCGTCGAGACGGTCGCTCGACATCGCGGCCTCGATGCGGACGCCGTGCGCGCCACCGAAGCGGGCCTGTTCTTCGGACCGGACGCCGTTGCCACCGGTCTTGCCGATGCCGTCGGCAGCCTCGACGACGCGCTCACGCAACTCACGCAATCGCTTTCCCCACTCCCGACTCAGGTGGCTCCGGCCAGCCAAGCGGGCTTTCTTCGCAACCACCAGACGGAGTCTTCCATGAATGATCGAACCGACCCCGCTGCTCCTGATCGGCCTCTTGCTGATCCTGCTGGCAGTCCTCCTCAACCGTCCGCCGCCTCCACCGCCACCGCGCTGAGCGTGGCCGACGCCGTCGAAATCGCCCAGACCTGCACGTTGGCCGGGCGAACCGACCTGATTGCGGGCTTCCTCGACGCCCAGTCCTCGCCCGCCAAGGTGCGCAGCCAACTGCTTGCGGCGCAGGCCGAAGCCAGTCCCGAAATCACCAGCCGCATCGCCCCCGATGCCGCGCGCCCTGTGGCCAGCAATCCGCTGATCGACGCCGCCAAGCAGATCGCAGCGCAATCCACCAAGAAGGAGATCTGA
- a CDS encoding major capsid protein, which translates to MNNPFSNPAFSMTALTAAINILPNRYGRLEELNLMPSKPVRQRQIVVEEMNGVLNLLPTLPPGSPGTVGVRGKRKLRSFVVPHIPHDDVVLPEEVQGIRAFGSETETETVAGVIARHLETMRNKHAITLEHLRMGALKGVILDADGSVLYDLFDAFDITQQAVAFELGTAGTNVKAKCTTVLATIEENLKGEFMNGVHCLCSPEFFAALTGHAKVEKAFENWQNGAILINDVRRGFTYGGITFEEYRGQATDASGTARRFIAAGEAHAFPLGTIDTFSTYFAPADFNETVNTVGQPLYAKQEPRKFDRGTDLHTQSNPLPMCHRPGVLVKLTVA; encoded by the coding sequence ATGAACAACCCCTTCAGCAACCCCGCCTTCTCGATGACGGCGCTGACCGCCGCCATCAACATCCTGCCCAACCGCTACGGGCGTCTGGAAGAACTGAACCTGATGCCGTCCAAGCCGGTACGGCAGCGCCAGATCGTCGTCGAGGAAATGAACGGCGTGCTCAACTTGCTGCCTACGCTGCCACCGGGTTCACCCGGCACGGTTGGCGTGCGTGGAAAACGCAAGCTGCGCTCCTTCGTGGTGCCGCACATCCCGCACGACGACGTGGTGCTGCCGGAGGAAGTCCAAGGCATCCGTGCCTTCGGCTCGGAAACCGAAACCGAGACGGTGGCAGGCGTGATCGCGCGCCATCTGGAGACGATGCGCAACAAGCATGCGATCACGCTGGAGCACCTGCGCATGGGTGCGCTCAAGGGCGTGATCCTCGACGCGGACGGCTCGGTTCTCTACGACCTGTTCGATGCCTTCGATATCACCCAGCAGGCGGTGGCCTTCGAGCTGGGCACGGCGGGCACCAATGTGAAAGCCAAGTGCACCACGGTGCTGGCAACCATCGAGGAGAACCTCAAAGGCGAGTTCATGAATGGTGTCCATTGCCTGTGCTCGCCGGAGTTCTTCGCCGCGCTCACCGGCCACGCCAAGGTCGAGAAGGCCTTCGAGAACTGGCAGAACGGGGCAATCCTCATCAACGACGTGCGTCGCGGCTTCACCTACGGCGGTATCACCTTCGAGGAGTACCGGGGTCAGGCCACCGATGCCAGCGGAACCGCACGCCGTTTCATCGCCGCTGGCGAGGCTCATGCCTTCCCGCTGGGCACCATCGACACCTTCAGCACCTACTTCGCACCGGCGGATTTCAACGAAACCGTCAACACGGTCGGCCAGCCGCTGTACGCCAAGCAGGAGCCGCGCAAGTTCGACCGGGGCACCGATCTGCACACGCAGTCCAACCCGCTGCCGATGTGCCATCGTCCGGGTGTGCTGGTGAAGTTGACGGTGGCGTGA
- a CDS encoding DUF6900 domain-containing protein yields MSQIDTILTLIAQKHLGIETLQTRNADSLDFHDTAVWCLKDALEAAFKAGVEFGASSPKATEGEIAKD; encoded by the coding sequence ATGAGCCAGATCGACACCATCCTCACACTCATCGCCCAGAAGCATCTCGGCATCGAAACCCTGCAAACCCGCAACGCCGACAGCCTCGACTTCCACGACACGGCGGTGTGGTGCCTCAAGGACGCGTTGGAAGCGGCCTTCAAGGCGGGCGTCGAATTTGGCGCATCGAGCCCGAAGGCCACGGAAGGGGAAATCGCCAAGGACTGA
- a CDS encoding head decoration protein, with the protein MPALAEPLNLGDLLKYEAPNLYSRDRVTVASGQNLPLGTVVGIVTATAKFKQLDPSAEDGTQVAAGVLLQACDATLIDRDDGLVVARHAIVAHHALAWPDAITTAEKLTAIAQLKALGVLVRQGA; encoded by the coding sequence ATGCCCGCTCTCGCCGAACCTCTGAACCTGGGCGACCTGCTCAAGTACGAAGCCCCCAACCTTTACTCGCGCGACCGCGTCACGGTCGCTTCGGGCCAGAACCTGCCGCTGGGCACGGTGGTCGGCATCGTCACCGCAACGGCCAAGTTCAAACAGCTCGATCCGTCCGCAGAAGACGGCACGCAGGTCGCCGCTGGCGTGCTGCTACAGGCCTGCGACGCCACCTTGATCGACCGTGACGACGGTCTCGTCGTCGCGCGCCACGCCATCGTCGCCCACCATGCGCTCGCGTGGCCCGACGCCATCACCACCGCCGAAAAACTCACCGCCATTGCGCAGCTTAAGGCGCTGGGCGTGCTCGTTCGCCAAGGAGCCTGA
- a CDS encoding DUF7210 family protein produces the protein MTSIVLTQPHTHAGQAHKAGERLDVDGSTADWLIANGTARHDRQPVPEPQPQGDGTPIEPIRPITTQRKESKS, from the coding sequence ATGACTTCCATCGTTCTGACTCAGCCGCACACCCACGCGGGCCAAGCCCACAAGGCGGGCGAACGGCTCGATGTGGATGGCAGCACCGCCGACTGGCTCATCGCCAACGGCACCGCCCGCCACGACCGCCAGCCCGTACCCGAGCCCCAGCCGCAAGGCGACGGCACACCCATTGAGCCCATCCGACCCATCACCACCCAACGCAAGGAATCCAAATCATGA
- a CDS encoding phage terminase large subunit family protein — translation MTMDYEGAQEIERAWRDGLTPDPLLTVSEWSDRHRMLSSKASAEPGRWRTSRTPYLKAIMDCLSPTSPVERVVFMKAAQLGATEMGSNWIGYVIHHAPGPMMAVWPTVEMAKRNSKQRIDPLIEESAALAELIAPARSRDSGNTILAKEFRGGVLVMTGANSAVGLRSMPVRYLFLDEVDGYPLDVEGEGDAISLAEARTRTFARRKIFIVSTPTISGASAIEREYEASDQRRYFVPCPHCNHPQWLRFEQLRWDRGQPETAAYICESCDTAISEHHKTWMLERGEWRSMAQGKTAGFHLSSLYSPVGWRSWRDIAAAWEAAVNKESGSAAAIKTFKNTELGETWVEEGEAPDWQRLVERREDYSVGTVPLGGLLLVGAADVQKDRIEASIWAFGRGKESWLIEHRVLMGDTARDAVWKALAAMLAENWTHASGVAMPLARFALDTGFATQEAYAFVRACHDPRVMAVKGVPRGAALIGTPTAIDVSQGGKKLRRGIKVFTVAVGIAKLEFYNNLRKSADVGEDGSTPVFPAGFVHLPKIDAEFIQQLCAEQLITRRDRNGFPVREWQKMRERNEALDCYVYARAAASAAGLDRFEDRHWRELERQLGVAPPPDAPPPIHNIELNEATPSGGLAASGTRNSGRRVIRSRWLR, via the coding sequence ATGACGATGGACTACGAAGGCGCGCAGGAGATCGAACGGGCGTGGCGCGACGGGCTTACTCCCGACCCGCTGCTCACGGTATCGGAATGGTCAGATCGCCACCGGATGCTCTCCAGCAAGGCGTCTGCGGAGCCGGGGCGCTGGCGTACCAGCCGCACGCCGTACCTCAAGGCCATCATGGATTGCCTGTCGCCGACCTCGCCGGTCGAGCGTGTGGTGTTCATGAAGGCAGCGCAGCTCGGTGCGACCGAGATGGGGTCGAACTGGATCGGCTATGTCATCCACCACGCGCCGGGGCCGATGATGGCGGTCTGGCCGACGGTGGAGATGGCCAAGCGCAACTCCAAGCAGCGGATCGATCCGCTGATCGAGGAGTCAGCCGCGTTGGCCGAACTGATCGCACCGGCGCGCAGCCGCGACTCGGGCAACACGATCCTGGCCAAGGAGTTCCGGGGCGGCGTGCTGGTGATGACCGGTGCTAACAGTGCGGTGGGCTTGCGCTCGATGCCGGTGCGCTACCTGTTCCTCGACGAGGTGGACGGATACCCCCTGGACGTCGAGGGCGAAGGCGACGCGATCTCGCTGGCCGAGGCGCGCACGCGCACCTTTGCCCGGCGCAAGATCTTTATCGTGTCGACGCCGACGATCTCGGGGGCCTCGGCCATCGAACGCGAATACGAGGCCAGCGACCAGCGCCGCTACTTCGTGCCGTGCCCACACTGCAACCACCCGCAATGGTTGCGCTTCGAGCAACTGCGCTGGGACAGGGGGCAACCGGAAACCGCCGCATACATCTGCGAGTCCTGCGACACCGCGATTTCCGAGCATCACAAGACGTGGATGCTGGAGCGTGGCGAATGGCGTTCGATGGCACAGGGCAAGACGGCTGGCTTTCACCTGTCGTCGCTCTACAGCCCCGTTGGCTGGCGATCCTGGCGTGACATCGCTGCGGCGTGGGAAGCCGCCGTCAACAAGGAGTCGGGATCGGCCGCCGCGATCAAGACTTTCAAGAACACCGAGCTGGGCGAGACCTGGGTCGAGGAAGGCGAAGCGCCCGACTGGCAACGGCTGGTCGAGCGCCGCGAGGACTATTCCGTGGGCACCGTGCCACTGGGCGGCCTGCTGTTGGTGGGTGCGGCCGACGTCCAGAAGGATCGCATCGAGGCCTCGATCTGGGCCTTTGGGCGCGGGAAGGAGTCCTGGCTCATCGAGCACCGAGTCCTGATGGGCGATACCGCACGGGACGCGGTGTGGAAGGCGCTGGCCGCGATGCTGGCCGAGAACTGGACGCACGCCTCGGGGGTGGCGATGCCACTGGCGCGCTTCGCGCTGGACACCGGCTTTGCCACGCAGGAGGCTTACGCCTTCGTGCGAGCCTGCCACGATCCGCGCGTGATGGCGGTCAAGGGCGTGCCGCGCGGTGCCGCACTGATCGGCACACCGACAGCCATCGATGTGTCGCAGGGTGGCAAGAAACTGCGCCGAGGCATCAAGGTGTTTACGGTGGCGGTTGGGATCGCCAAGCTGGAGTTCTACAACAACCTGCGCAAGAGCGCGGATGTGGGCGAGGACGGCTCGACCCCGGTGTTTCCAGCCGGGTTCGTCCATTTGCCCAAGATCGACGCCGAGTTCATCCAGCAGCTCTGCGCCGAGCAACTGATCACGCGCCGCGACCGCAACGGATTCCCGGTGCGCGAATGGCAAAAGATGCGAGAGCGCAACGAAGCGCTCGACTGCTACGTCTACGCCCGCGCCGCCGCATCGGCGGCGGGACTGGACCGCTTCGAGGATCGCCACTGGCGGGAGTTGGAGCGTCAACTTGGGGTAGCGCCCCCACCGGATGCGCCACCGCCCATTCACAACATCGAATTGAACGAGGCCACCCCCAGCGGTGGCCTCGCTGCTTCTGGAACCCGCAATTCCGGTCGGCGCGTCATCCGAAGCCGTTGGCTTCGTTGA
- a CDS encoding DUF3489 domain-containing protein: MTTTNLTPAQHAILAKAINTSSGKIDWFPDNIKGGARKKVLDGMFNRALITNDGTDWFVAAEGYDALGMKRPDVTPPIPEVDAELEHAVATAEATWTPAPAQAKPRTRDNSKQAEVIRMLQRPEGATIGQICTATGWQAHTVRGTFAGTFKKKLGLTIVSDKPQGGERVYRIA, encoded by the coding sequence ATGACCACCACCAACCTGACCCCGGCCCAGCACGCCATCCTGGCCAAGGCCATCAACACCAGCAGCGGCAAGATCGACTGGTTCCCCGACAACATCAAAGGCGGCGCGCGCAAGAAGGTCCTCGACGGGATGTTCAACCGTGCCCTGATCACCAACGACGGCACCGACTGGTTCGTCGCCGCCGAGGGCTACGACGCACTGGGCATGAAACGCCCGGACGTCACCCCGCCGATACCGGAAGTCGATGCCGAACTGGAGCACGCTGTGGCCACCGCCGAAGCGACGTGGACGCCAGCACCGGCGCAGGCCAAGCCGCGCACCCGCGACAACAGCAAGCAAGCCGAAGTGATCCGGATGCTGCAACGCCCCGAAGGCGCAACCATCGGCCAGATCTGCACCGCCACCGGCTGGCAGGCGCACACGGTGCGCGGCACCTTCGCCGGGACTTTCAAGAAGAAGCTGGGCCTGACCATCGTGTCGGACAAACCGCAGGGCGGCGAGCGGGTGTACCGCATCGCCTGA
- a CDS encoding phage head-tail joining protein: MAYTEIQLQALESALAKGERRVTFADKTVEYRSVDELMAAIREVRRGMLQQAAETGLLPGAPRQIRVTTRKGF; encoded by the coding sequence ATGGCCTACACAGAAATCCAACTCCAGGCCTTGGAGAGCGCGCTCGCCAAGGGCGAACGGCGCGTGACCTTTGCCGACAAGACGGTCGAGTACCGCTCGGTCGACGAACTGATGGCCGCGATCCGCGAGGTTAGGCGCGGAATGCTGCAGCAGGCGGCTGAAACCGGGCTGCTGCCCGGTGCGCCGCGCCAGATCCGCGTCACCACGCGCAAGGGGTTCTGA